The DNA region TCCGGGGTGGCGGCAGGCTGCCCTTGACGTCGAGCTCACCGACCAGGCGCCCCTCGGCCATCAGGCAGGCGCGCTCCAGCACATTGCGCAGTTCGCGCACGTTGCCGTACCAGTCGGCCTCCCGCAGCAACCGCTCGGCGCCCGAGGTCAGGCCCGACAGCGGCTTGGCCAGACGGGTCGCCGTGGCGCGCATGAACGCGTTGGCGAGGTACACGATGTCGTCGCGCCGATCGCGCAGCGGCGGGACATGGATGTCGACGACGTTGAGCCGGTAGAAGAGGTCGCGCCGGAAGCGGCCGGCGTCGCATTCGCCCTCGAGATCACGGTTGGTGGCGGCGATGACCGTCACGTCCACCTTGCGCGGCTCGAGCGAGCCGACGCGATGGACCTCGCCGAACTCGATGGTGCGCAGCAGCCTGGCCTGCACGCCGGCAGGCAGTTCCGCGACCTCGTCGAGGAAGAGCGTGCCGCCATCGGCCAGTTCGAACAACCCGGGCTTGGAGTCGGTGGCGCCGGGGAAGGCGCCGCGGACGTGCCCGAACAGCTCGCTCTCGAAGAGCGTCTCCACCACCGCCGAGCAGTTGATGACGACGAAGCGGCGGTCGGCACGCGGCCCGAGTTGGTGCAGCGCGCGGGCGACCAGTTCCTTGCCTGTGCCGGTCTCGCCGCTGACCAGGGCGGTGCGCACGTGCGGCGCCACCGTCCGCAGCACGCGGAACAGCTTCTGCATCGGCACCGAGCGGCCGATCATGCCGTGGAACGTGACCCCGGGCGACCGCTCCGCCGGGAACAGCCGCACACGGCGCCGCAGGGCATCGTCGTACTGGTCGGCCAGCAACCGGCGCACCTTGTCGACGTCGATGGGCTCCCGCAGGTACTGATGAACGCCCAGCCGGATGGCAGCCACGGCCGACTCGACCGACGCGCAGGCCGTGACCAGCATCAGCGACAGGTCCGGCGCTTCCTCGCGGAGGCTGGTGAGCAGCCCCAGGCCGTCGATGTCGGCCTGATCCAGCGAGACGATGGCCGCATCGGGCGGCCGCTGGCGGAAGGCGCTCAGGCCCTCGGCGCCGGTGTCGCTGACATGCACGGCGAACCCCGCCCGGGCCGCTGCGTCGAGCAGGAGGTCGCGGGTCGAACTGGGGGGGTGGATGACCAGCAGGGCAGGCGTGCTCATTCGGCCGTTCTCTACCTGCTCAATCGACCCGGGCGCACGGGCCTTGAACCAAAGCGACACACGAGGCGCACACGGGCGAGGCACGGGCCGCCCGACGTGCGCAATGCGCGATGCCGGATGCCGCACTGGCGAAGCACCCGGATGTGGGCGGCGCTTGGGCGACGCGCCTCCCTCCCCCGGGACCGGAGGGCGAAGACGGTCCGTGGGAAGATCGCCGCGTGCGATTCGCCTCACGGCTGTTCGTGGCCGCCGTCGCGGCCCTGGTGGCCTCGTGCGCGAGCCGGCAACAGCCGCCGCGGCCGACCCCGCCGCCGGTCGCCCGGCCCGGCACCGGCGTGCCGACCACCCCACCCCCGCCGGCGCCGGTCCTGCCGCCGTCCGGCGATCTGGTGCTGCGGATCGAAACCGGGGCGCGCGGAACCGGACAGGTGGAAGCCGTGCCGCTCGAGGCGTACGTACGGGACGTCGTGGTCGGCGAGATTGCCGTGGCCCCCCAGGACGGCTCCCTCGCCGGGCAGGCCTACGCGGCGCAGGCGATCGTCGCGCGGACCTATGCCCTGGCGGTACGAGGACGGCACGCCGCCGAGGGGTTCGACCTCTGCTCCACGACCCACTGCCAGGTGTACGTGCGCGACCAGTGGCGACGCAGCCGCTGGGCCTCCGAGGTGGACGCGGCGGTGACGCGGACGCGGGGCCAGTACCTCTCCTCGGCGGGACGCCCCATCGAAGCCGTGTTCCACGCCCACTGCGGCGGCCACACGAGTGCGGCGGTGGAAGTCTGGCGGACCGCCGGCGCGCCTTACCTGCGCGGTGTGGAGGACCCGTACTGCGTGCGCGAGCAGTCGGGTGACTGGAGCAGTCGCCTCGAGCTCGAGGCGGTGCGCGCGGCCCTGAATCGTCGCCCGCGCACCGAGGTCGGCGACCGCCTGGACGGCGTGCAGGTGCTGCGCCGCGATGCCGGTGGGCGGGTCGTCGAACTCGTGCTCTCGGGGGCGCGGTCCCCCGTGGTCACCGCCGAGGACTTCCGGCTGGCGGTCATCGCCGCGGCGGGAGTCCGCAGCCTGCGGAGCACGCGGTTCGAGGTCGCGCGCCACGGCACGGCGCTGGTGTTCACCGGGCGCGGCTCGGGCCATGGGGTCGGCCTGTGCCAGGTCGGGCTCCTCGGACGGTTGCGGGCCGGCCAGACGGTGGCGCAGGTGCTCGGCGCGTACTACGCGGGGGTGGACCTGTCGCGGTTGGGCGGAACGTAAACGCCGAACGGCTCAGGGCTCAGGGCTCAGGGCTCAGGACTCAGAAACCACTCAGAAAGCTCTCTGAGCCTTGAGCCTTGAGCCTGAAGCCTGAAGCCGAGCCCCGCCCCCTGGCGACTGCCCACTGCCGCTAGAACACCTCCCGCAGGCGAGCGAAGGTCTCGACGCGCAGGATGCCCGCATCGTGGTTGTCGGGCGGCAGCTCGGCGAGTTCGAGCGCCCATGTGCCCGGGTGCGGCACGAACACGGCGCCGAATCCGGCGTCGCGCGCCGGCAGGATGTCGGACTTGGGGCTGTTGCCGATCATCCACGCGCGGTCGGGCCGGACACCGAGGCGCCGCGCGGCGTCCCGGTACGCGCCGGCGTCCTTCTCGCGCACGACGTCGACCTGATGGAAGTGGTCGCGCAGGCCCGACCGCACCACCTTGTCCCACTGCTCGTCGTGGTTGCCCTTGGTGAAGAGCACCACGCGGTGACGGCGCCGCAGGTAGGCCAGCGTGTCGGGCACGTCGGGCAGCAGTTCGAGCCGCTTGCGCCGCAACGCCGCGATCTCGGCGCGCAGGAACGGGCGCAGGTCCTCGAGCGCGTGCACCAGGCCGACGTGCTCGCACAGCACCTCGAGCGACGCGCCGAAGTTCACCGACCCGTAGCCGTGGGCGCGGGTGCGCTGCCGCTCGATCGCCATCAGCGCCTCGCGCGTGCGCTCGCTCGCGACGCCGTACTCCTCCAACCGCGTGGCCGTGCGGCCGATCACGGAGTCGAAGTAGATGTTGTTCTCCCAGAGGGTGTCGTCGGCGTCGATGAAGAGGGTCAGGCCCGGTCCCACGCGCCCTCCCCGCCGCCGGGGCGCGCCGCCTGCCCCGCCGAAGCCGGCCCCCGCAGACGGGCCTGCCCCGCCGAAGCCGGCCCCCGGAGACGGGCCTGCCCCGCCGAAGCCGGCCGGCGAAGGCGGGTCACGACGTCATCGCGTAGACCGCGATGTTGACGGCCAGCTTGGTGTTGTCCTCGCGGCGGAAGCGCTTGTTCTTCCAGTCGTAGTCCCATTCGCAGCCGTAGTCCTTGTTGCTGTAGAGCACGCCGAGGCGTCCATGCTGCTCGAGGCCCCGCAGGTAGTCGTGGACGAGGTCGTCGCCCCAACCGTTCAGCTCGTGGGCCGTCGTCGGCGGCGTGTCGAAGCGGAAGAAGCAGCGGTACAGCGGATGGGTCGCCGGCAGCTTCGGCAGCGCCCCGGCCGGACCGAACGTGGCGCGCATCTCCTGTTCGAAGCTGCGGGCGTAGAGCCCATCGACGTCGTGGTTGCAGTCGTCGGAGAACAGCAGCCCGCCCTGCTCGACGAAGGTCCGGAGGCCCCGACGCTCCCGCGCGCTGAAGCGGACCAGCAGGTGGCCGGTCATGAACAGGAACGGGAAGGCCGGCAGGTCGGCAGCGTCGGCCGGGATGACCACCTCGTCGCGGTACACGGGAATACTGGTGTACTGGAGCACGCTGTCGAGGAAATTGGCGGCGACCTTCGGGTTGTAGTCCCAGTCTCCGGAGGCGTACCGGAGCCGGGCGAACACGAACTCCGACGGGCGCGGCTGGGCACGCAGGGGCGTGGCACACGACACGGCGGCGGCGGCAGCGGCAGAAGCCAGCGTCACGAACTCCCGGCGCGTCACGGACACGGCGCGATTGTAAAACGCCGCTGGCCCGTAGTAGCGTGGAGCCATCGATGTCGAGTCAGGTAAACGCGCGAGGCCGTCGGGGGCGTACCCACTGATGGCAGCCGTGCGACCACCCGGATCGGTGGCCCTGGGCACACCGGGCGACATCGAGCTGGCCGCGGCCGTGAAGGCACACCTGGCCGCCGGCGAGGGCGCCGCGGCCCGCGAGCTGTACGGCGAGTTGGTGCGTCGGCACCAGCGCAAGGCGACGCGGATCGCGTTGTACTACCTCCGGGAGTCGGCCGATGCCGACGAGGCCGTGCAGGACGCGTTCGTGAAGGCCTACACGCACCTGCGTGACTTCGAGTACGGCCGGTCCTTCGAGGTGTGGTTCACGCGGATTCTCGTCAACTGCTGCCTCGATCGCGTGAAGGCCCGGGGCCGCCGGGCGCGCTGGATGGTGGCGGCCGACGACCTGGG from Luteitalea sp. TBR-22 includes:
- a CDS encoding sigma-54 dependent transcriptional regulator, with protein sequence MSTPALLVIHPPSSTRDLLLDAAARAGFAVHVSDTGAEGLSAFRQRPPDAAIVSLDQADIDGLGLLTSLREEAPDLSLMLVTACASVESAVAAIRLGVHQYLREPIDVDKVRRLLADQYDDALRRRVRLFPAERSPGVTFHGMIGRSVPMQKLFRVLRTVAPHVRTALVSGETGTGKELVARALHQLGPRADRRFVVINCSAVVETLFESELFGHVRGAFPGATDSKPGLFELADGGTLFLDEVAELPAGVQARLLRTIEFGEVHRVGSLEPRKVDVTVIAATNRDLEGECDAGRFRRDLFYRLNVVDIHVPPLRDRRDDIVYLANAFMRATATRLAKPLSGLTSGAERLLREADWYGNVRELRNVLERACLMAEGRLVGELDVKGSLPPPRTSPPVHAWPVAPIPPAAGRVSPAPDAVGPLSDVEREHIMRALQRADGNKKKAATLLGLSRRALYRKLERLDLGVTIARRGKGAA
- a CDS encoding SpoIID/LytB domain-containing protein, with protein sequence MRFASRLFVAAVAALVASCASRQQPPRPTPPPVARPGTGVPTTPPPPAPVLPPSGDLVLRIETGARGTGQVEAVPLEAYVRDVVVGEIAVAPQDGSLAGQAYAAQAIVARTYALAVRGRHAAEGFDLCSTTHCQVYVRDQWRRSRWASEVDAAVTRTRGQYLSSAGRPIEAVFHAHCGGHTSAAVEVWRTAGAPYLRGVEDPYCVREQSGDWSSRLELEAVRAALNRRPRTEVGDRLDGVQVLRRDAGGRVVELVLSGARSPVVTAEDFRLAVIAAAGVRSLRSTRFEVARHGTALVFTGRGSGHGVGLCQVGLLGRLRAGQTVAQVLGAYYAGVDLSRLGGT
- a CDS encoding HAD family hydrolase, which gives rise to MGPGLTLFIDADDTLWENNIYFDSVIGRTATRLEEYGVASERTREALMAIERQRTRAHGYGSVNFGASLEVLCEHVGLVHALEDLRPFLRAEIAALRRKRLELLPDVPDTLAYLRRRHRVVLFTKGNHDEQWDKVVRSGLRDHFHQVDVVREKDAGAYRDAARRLGVRPDRAWMIGNSPKSDILPARDAGFGAVFVPHPGTWALELAELPPDNHDAGILRVETFARLREVF
- a CDS encoding DUF4159 domain-containing protein, which produces MTRREFVTLASAAAAAAVSCATPLRAQPRPSEFVFARLRYASGDWDYNPKVAANFLDSVLQYTSIPVYRDEVVIPADAADLPAFPFLFMTGHLLVRFSARERRGLRTFVEQGGLLFSDDCNHDVDGLYARSFEQEMRATFGPAGALPKLPATHPLYRCFFRFDTPPTTAHELNGWGDDLVHDYLRGLEQHGRLGVLYSNKDYGCEWDYDWKNKRFRREDNTKLAVNIAVYAMTS
- a CDS encoding RNA polymerase sigma factor — protein: MRPPGSVALGTPGDIELAAAVKAHLAAGEGAAARELYGELVRRHQRKATRIALYYLRESADADEAVQDAFVKAYTHLRDFEYGRSFEVWFTRILVNCCLDRVKARGRRARWMVAADDLGDSSPLDRLAAPRDSTPEALALRRERGARLMDAIARLPERQKTVVLLSQIEGASTREVSEVTGLRETTIRVHLFRALRRLRSLLSEDPAFGESPDRDQE